From the Paenibacillus sp. R14(2021) genome, the window CGCTGTCCGAAACGCAGCTTGCGCTGTATCGGGTCGTCACACAAGATGCGCACTGTTTCCCGGAGATCGGGCGGATGTACCGTGAGGAAGTCGTCGATGGCCGGAATCGCGTTTTCCGCGAGTACGTGGAGAAACTGGCCACTAGAGAGGACTGGAAGCCGGTGGACTACCCGCGCGCGGCGAATGTCTTCTTCTCACTGCTGCGGACTGGACTATTCACGGAGGTCTTGCATGGCCTCCGCACCTTGAACGGCTCTGACGTGGAGCGGCAGGCCCAATCGGCGGCCGAATGCTTTTTGATTTTACTGAAGGCGGGGAAATTGTAGCACCGATTGGTTCGAATCCTGCATCAAGGATTGGCGGCGATGCAGCAACAACTATTAAGAAGTGGAAGCGTAACAGACAATTCAAATCAAAACCAACGAGACGCAATACATCCCATCAAAAACCTATAAGCAATATATGCCTTTAAACCATCGTCGCCAAATATGACGATAGTTTTTTAAAGTCCTGCAGTAGCCCGTACAGTTCGGACAGCGCGCCCACCGTCACCGTCGGGACGACTGCGAGTGCATCGCGCTCCGGCGGGCCGTCTATATGTACAAGAAGCCGTACGCGGAAGAGCTGACTCTCCACACTGAGGAAGACCTGGACAGTTACACATATTGCGTCGCAGGTGCAGTAAGTGAATTACTTTCGGAGATATGGTTCTGGTTCGACGATACCAAAACAGATCCGATCGAATCTGTTGGCTTCGGCCGCGGTTTACAGGCAGTTAATATTCTTCGTAATCGCACAGAAGATCTGGCCCGGGGTGTTAACTTCTTCCCCGATGATTGGGGACCGAAGGAGATGTTCTTATATACCCGCCGTAATCTTGCTTTTGGTGATGTGTACATTTCAAAACTTAAGCCGGGTCCGGTCCTTGAGTTTTGCAGGATACCATTAGCACTTGCCCATGGAACACTTAATGCTCTATCTGCCGGCGAAAACAAACTAAACCGAGCCGCCGTTATGGAAATTATTAAGCAATTAGCTGGAAATATTAAAATACCGATTTCTGCTGGCGGACCAAGTGGAATTTATTTTTCTTCGCATTATCCTGAGCGTGTAAGAAGTCTTACGCTTCAAGCTGCGGTATCGAAAGAATGGTTCACCTCTAAGGATAAAGCATACAAGGTGGCTCAAATATTGTTCTCTCCTTCATTGGAGCAATATTCATGGAAGCTAATCGGATTGATGAGCAACCTGTTTCCTAAATTTATCTTTAAACAAATGGCTTCTTCATTTAGCAAACTTACTTATTCTGAAGTGCTGACATATATTAAAGATGATGATATTAACAAGTTTCGGAAAATGAATAATCGGCAACGCTCTGGGTATGGTTTTATTATTGACTCAACTTTCGCAGCTGCAAATTAGCTTGGATGCCTTGCGGCTGTAGGGATAGATCCTATTTTTTCCTTCACTTGACAAAAAACACCTTCTTCGTTTGGTATCATGGAAGTGTCTAGCAACCATGCAAACAAAGAAAGGTGTGTAAATCTATGGTACACCATCGTTCCCTGTCTGACCAGTCTCGTTTTTCGTCTGTTTTCCATGCACTGAAAATCGGTAAACTGCTTCGAGAGGCCAGGATTCACAAGTCTTGTCTTTCAGCTGCTATTCTCGCTTGTTTTTGAGGGGAAGAATTGGTTTCGACTGCTGGAAAGCAACCGTGGTAGCTCGTTACCAGGCAAAGATGTCGTCTACCGCTTCTTGAATCATCCCGGCTTTGCTTGGCGCTCTTTTCTTCATTCGCTTAGTTTGACGGTGGTTCGGCAGTTTGCCTCACTTACGTCAGCCAAGCGTGTTAAAGTGTTTATCATCGACGACTCCACGCTGCAGCGCAATCGCAGTAAGAAAGCAGAACTGCTTGCCAGAGTATTCGACCATACCACAGGTCGATTTACCAAAGGCTACACGCTGCTAACGCTTGGCTGGTCCGACGGCTTCAGCTTTGCTCCGATCGACTTTGTTATGCTCTCGTCAGCGAAACTTGTGAATCGCCCTAAACGAGATGACGACAACGATCACGAAGCGTTGCCACGGGTATAAGCGACGCGTCGAGGCGCTTACGCGTAAGCCTTACGCCGCCCTCGACTTGATTCGGCGCGCGTTGCAAGCTGGCTTCCATGCGGATTACGTATTGATGGACAGCTGGTTTACTCAGATGCCACTCATTCGCGGACTTGTAAAAGAAGGACTGGCCGCGATTGGCATGGTCAAGGAAATGAAGCAGCGCTATGTGTACGAAGGAAAACGTCTGACGCTGAATGAACTTTACAGAAGTCTGCCGAAGAACAAGCAAACGTCCATTTGGAGTTCTGTCCTTGTCCGGACTTCATGCGGCATGTCTGTTAAACTCGTCTTTGTTCAAAACCGGAACAAGCGGCGAGAATGGCTGGCCATTCTCAGTACGGATCTTGCTTTAGAACCGAACGAGATTGTTCGCATTTATGGCATGCGGTAGAGCATTGAGACGTTCTTTAAAGTAACCAAAAGTTACTTGAAACTAGGAACCGAGTTTCAAGGCCGTTCCTTCGATATGATGATCAGCCATACAACCGTCGTGTTTAGCCGCTACTTGGCGATGGAATTTGAGCGACGGCAGACCGGAGATCCGCGTACACTCGGTGGACTATTTTTCTTGTATGCGGATGAAGTTCGTGACCTGGACTGCCAGACTGCTCTGCAACAACTGATGACGTTTTTCTTAACTTTGGCTGGAGCAACGAGCAAAGATGGCAAACAAACGGTGTTGTGTCAACTCCAGCAGTGGATAGCCGATTTGCCCTTGTACATCAAGGGTTTGTTCGATAATTTAAGCTGCGAAAGTTGAGTAATTAACTTCATTGAGCGCTTGCTTTCCACCACTGATAATCAAGCAGTCAGCACCTTACCTTCATAGGATGTAATGAACAGATCGACGTGATTTTGTCGAAGCCGGATTCGACTAAGCCAATTACGAAGACGAGACCTATATATTCATACTTCAGCATCTCCAAATAGAGAAACAAGCGATCCTGATCACCAGAGCGCTTGTTTTTTGTTTCGCCCTTCTTAAACCACTGCTTCCAATTTTCTGTGTTCGGTGGAGCGATCGGTTTGCGTCAGCCAGCAAGTTTCAAGTTTAGATCATCTGGATTCGGGATCATCGCTATAAACTTGAAAGAAAATGAACTAATTTGGGTAAGTAATCTGCCGCTAATTTACCACCAGCTCCTTCGACTATTTTTCTCAACGTTGAAACTGATTCTCTAAGAATGACTGATTTTGGCTTCTGGGAAGTTGCCTGCGCCTCAATTGTTGCAATCTCAGCTTGGGCTTCTTCACGGTCTTCTTGATTCAATTGAAATATATCTCTTTTTAATTGTTGAAGTATCTCATGAAGTGACTTAAGGTCGTTAATTGAACCACCAACGTGCTGGTGGTTCATTTGCTGAGTTGAATTGTTTGATTGTTGTTGGAACTGTAAGTTTTGAACATTATAAAAGTGATTTACATTATAATGTTTTTCGTTCACCACTTGTTTCTCCTCCTGAGTAAAGCTCATTCCTTCGCCCAAAACGCCATCATCTTCTAACTTAAGTGCCCAGTCAAGTACAATATTCCTAACAGTTTCTATCATTTTTATAGCTTGAGTAATACTAAAAGACAAGTGAAATTTCGTAATTAACCCACCATTTGCCCTAGATAACCGACTTACCAGTTCTGCCGGCAACGACATTGATAGTACTGAACTTTCATCCTTTGACAGAACTTCTATTTCTGTTATTGGCTGCACAACTTTTCTTTTTGAGATAAGCGCAACCTCTTTCGGATTTTCAAAAGTTACTGGTATCCAACCATGGTAAGGATTCCAACCCTGTATTTCACCTGTTATATAACGATAGTCAGGAATCTCAATACCTTTCTCGGGATACCCGTTTAATTCGTAGTTTAGCCAATTTTCTATGTCAACAATCTTTAGCTTTTTTGCAACAACATACGCTTTCCGCAGCAATGATGAAATAGAACTAGAAGCATTGTACGCTTCTCTCTGTAGCTCTAAAACAAGAGAATCCAACCCTCACTCCCCCAATCATTATAGTTATGCTATAGTTGTTCTCATATCTCATCTTACTTTACTTGGGCATATCTTCCAATACATCTTCTCAGACCTTTTTGATAATGATTCTCACTTTAAGAGAGTAATAATACCATGCCTTATCCGAGAATTTGGCTAACGAGTTAATATACTACCTGTACAGTTATACAGGTAGTATATTAACTCGTTCACAATCTCATTGAGAAGTTTCATACTCCTTGACACGTCTATAAAATGTAGGCTTTTTCATTCCACTTCTCCTCATTGCCTCTGTTGCAGTAATTTGCCCCCCTTTCCACTCTTGATAAGCTGTTATAAACAATCCATCAATTTCTAGCCGAGGTCTTCCGAAGGTTACTCCATCTGCTCGAGCTATCTCTATCCCCAATGAACCAGTCCTGTGCAGGGTTGACTCTATAAAGAACTCCGAAAACCCTTGAATGTAGTGGGTTTTCGGAGTTTCTTTCATTACTTCCATTCGATCGTCTCCGGTGTCTTGCTCGTAATGCTGTAGACGACACGGGGCACTCAAGAACTCCAGACGTTGAATCTACAGTAGATACTGATGTAAATTACACTCATGGCTGCGCTAACCGTTATTTGAACAAATGAAGCCAATTAAATACCGTAGCTAGCTATCTTTCCGGTATGCGTGATAGCCATTCCATATGCCTGTGAATCTTGACTATCGAGAGCATTTACTTGCTATAGCATGTAAATTGCAGTAGCAAAAGACAATAAACTCAATAGGATTGCCGGAAGTGTTTTCTTAAACGGATCTCTCGCAATCACAATCAACATAAAGGCGGCAACCAGCATTGTCGAGCCCAACATTAATCCTGATAATATAGCTGTGATCGGGAACCAATATCCCGCAATCATTCCAATCGCCCCCACAATCTCAATCAAGCCGGTTAACAAATTAAATATAGACGGGAGGCCAAGTTTTTTGAACTCATTTGCCATTTTTCCAGTTATAATTGTAGTGCCTGTGAACATAAAGAATATCCCCAACACAGCTTGAAAAATAATAATTAACGTGACGATTGGAATCACTCTCTTTCTCGGATAATTAGGTATTGTAAAACTACATGCTATAGCATGTATAAAACATGGAGCACTATTCTCCCTTTACGTTAAGATAGAGTTTATGAAGCGTTTCGTGAAGCAGCGCAAGTTCATCCTGACTTAAATTACGGGTCAAAAAATCATGTGCTTCCTTTACCACAGGTAAAAGGCTCGTTTTATGCTGCATGCCTTTGGCGCTGAGAAACAGGTTATGGGAACGTTTGTCGTCGTTGTTTTGCAGTCGCTTTACCATACCTTTTTTTTCGAGCGAAGAAATCATCCTGACAACCGTGCTTTGATCTCTGTCTATCGCTTCGGCAACTTCCTTCTGTGTCATTGCTCGATCGCAATCAAGAACGCTGATGATTCCCCACTGTTCTGGCGTGACTTCATAGGGTTTCAGTTTTCTGATGAAGTAATTTGTTAGTTTCATATCGGTTCGATGGATAAGGAATCCGGTAAGATCAAATAAATCCATAGTAGCCCTCCCGTAAACTAAGATGTTCTCCCATCTATATGCTATAGCATATATTAATGCTGATGCTCCCGATTGTCAACTTCGTTGAACAATCCTGCCCCTTATCTGAACAGAAGGCCCAATCGGCAAGTGGTGTTGTTATGCTAGTCTGCCGGCTTTATGACAAATTACAGTCATTCCACAGTCATA encodes:
- a CDS encoding squalene/phytoene synthase family protein → MYKKPYAEELTLHTEEDLDSYTYCVAGAVSELLSEIWFWFDDTKTDPIESVGFGRGLQAVNILRNRTEDLARGVNFFPDDWGPKEMFLYTRRNLAFGDVYISKLKPGPVLEFCRIPLALAHGTLNALSAGENKLNRAAVMEIIKQLAGNIKIPISAGGPSGIYFSSHYPERVRSLTLQAAVSKEWFTSKDKAYKVAQILFSPSLEQYSWKLIGLMSNLFPKFIFKQMASSFSKLTYSEVLTYIKDDDINKFRKMNNRQRSGYGFIIDSTFAAAN
- a CDS encoding DoxX family protein, whose product is MIPIVTLIIIFQAVLGIFFMFTGTTIITGKMANEFKKLGLPSIFNLLTGLIEIVGAIGMIAGYWFPITAILSGLMLGSTMLVAAFMLIVIARDPFKKTLPAILLSLLSFATAIYML
- a CDS encoding MarR family winged helix-turn-helix transcriptional regulator, whose protein sequence is MDLFDLTGFLIHRTDMKLTNYFIRKLKPYEVTPEQWGIISVLDCDRAMTQKEVAEAIDRDQSTVVRMISSLEKKGMVKRLQNNDDKRSHNLFLSAKGMQHKTSLLPVVKEAHDFLTRNLSQDELALLHETLHKLYLNVKGE